A stretch of Pseudomonas sp. LRP2-20 DNA encodes these proteins:
- a CDS encoding SulP family inorganic anion transporter, giving the protein MFLSRWLPGLANLLHYRREWFHADLQAGLSVAAIQIPIAIAYAQIVGLPPQYGLYACVLPMMVYALIGSSRQLMVGPDAATCAMIAGAVAPLAMGDPQRIAELSVIVTVLVGLMLIVAGLARAGFIASFFSRPILIGYLNGIGLSLIAGQLSKVVGFRIEGDGFILSVVNFFQRLNEIHWMTLAIGLAGLALLIWLPRRYPRLPAALVTVAVFTLLAGLLGLDRFGVAILGPVPSGIPKLAWPHSNLDETKALLRDALGIATVSFCSAMLTARSFAARHGYAINANHEFVALGVSNLAAGISQGFAISGADSRTAVNDMVGGKSQLVGIIAALVIALILLFFTAPMAWIPQAVLGAVLLMAGWGLIDIKSLGSIRRLSRFEFWLCLLTTVGVLGLGVLPGIVFAVTLAILRLLYTIYQPTDAVLGWLPGTEGQVDIRKNKDARTVPGLVVYRFDDAILFFNADYFKMRLLEAVQSQAQPQVLLFDAEAVSSIDVSGIAALREVRDTLAAQGIHFAIARARGTFLRMLVRSGMAREMEDKLLFGSVRAGIRAYRVWRNRSRREPVAD; this is encoded by the coding sequence ATGTTTCTCTCCCGCTGGCTCCCCGGCCTTGCCAACCTGTTGCACTACCGCCGCGAATGGTTCCATGCCGACCTGCAGGCAGGGCTGTCGGTGGCAGCGATCCAGATCCCCATCGCCATCGCCTATGCACAGATCGTCGGCCTGCCACCGCAATACGGCCTGTACGCGTGCGTGCTGCCGATGATGGTGTATGCCCTTATCGGCAGCTCACGCCAGCTGATGGTCGGCCCGGACGCCGCCACCTGCGCGATGATTGCCGGCGCCGTGGCGCCACTGGCCATGGGCGACCCGCAACGCATCGCCGAGCTTTCAGTGATTGTCACGGTGCTGGTCGGGTTGATGCTGATTGTCGCCGGCCTGGCACGTGCCGGCTTTATCGCCAGCTTCTTCTCGCGACCGATCCTGATCGGTTACCTGAACGGCATCGGCCTGAGCCTGATTGCCGGGCAATTGTCCAAGGTCGTGGGCTTCAGGATCGAGGGTGACGGGTTCATCCTCAGCGTGGTCAATTTCTTCCAGCGCCTGAACGAGATCCACTGGATGACCCTGGCCATCGGCCTGGCGGGCCTGGCGCTGCTGATCTGGCTGCCGCGCCGCTACCCTCGCCTGCCGGCGGCCCTGGTGACCGTGGCAGTCTTTACCTTGCTGGCCGGCCTGCTCGGCCTGGACCGTTTCGGCGTCGCCATTCTCGGGCCGGTGCCATCCGGCATCCCCAAGCTCGCCTGGCCCCACAGCAACCTTGATGAAACCAAGGCCCTGCTGCGCGATGCCCTGGGTATTGCCACCGTAAGTTTCTGCAGCGCCATGCTCACCGCACGCAGCTTCGCCGCGCGGCACGGCTATGCGATCAACGCCAACCATGAGTTCGTCGCACTCGGCGTCAGCAACCTGGCCGCTGGCATTTCCCAGGGCTTTGCCATCAGCGGCGCCGACTCGCGCACGGCAGTCAATGACATGGTCGGTGGCAAAAGCCAGCTGGTCGGCATCATCGCGGCACTGGTCATCGCCTTGATCCTGTTGTTCTTTACCGCACCGATGGCCTGGATCCCGCAGGCAGTGCTAGGTGCCGTGCTGCTAATGGCCGGCTGGGGCCTGATCGATATCAAGTCGCTGGGCAGCATCAGACGCCTGAGCCGCTTCGAGTTCTGGCTGTGCCTGCTGACCACGGTCGGTGTGCTCGGCCTGGGCGTGCTGCCGGGCATCGTGTTTGCCGTGACCCTGGCGATCCTGCGCCTGCTCTACACCATCTACCAACCGACCGACGCCGTGCTCGGCTGGCTGCCGGGCACCGAGGGCCAGGTCGACATCCGCAAGAACAAAGACGCCCGCACCGTGCCGGGCCTGGTGGTATACCGCTTCGACGACGCGATCCTGTTCTTCAACGCCGACTACTTCAAGATGCGCCTGCTCGAAGCCGTGCAGAGCCAGGCCCAGCCGCAGGTGCTGCTGTTCGATGCAGAAGCGGTGAGCAGCATTGACGTCAGCGGCATCGCCGCCCTGCGCGAGGTGCGCGATACCCTTGCAGCGCAGGGCATCCACTTTGCAATCGCCCGCGCCCGCGGCACTTTCCTGCGCATGCTGGTGCGCTCGGGGATGGCGCGAGAGATGGAAGACAAGTTGCTGTTCGGCTCGGTGCGGGCGGGGATACGGGCTTATCGGGTTTGGCGGAACAGGAGTCGCAGGGAGCCGGTGGCCGATTGA